A window from Hymenobacter volaticus encodes these proteins:
- the kdpA gene encoding potassium-transporting ATPase subunit KdpA has translation MNSELLGIIGIYLLTLVLAIPLGRYLARVFKGEKNALDFLAPLERGVFRLSGIDAKRDMTWQQHMVALLTINLVWFLLAMVVLCTQGALPLNPDGNPSMTPDLAFNTAISFLVNCNLQHYSGESGLSYLSQIVVITFLQFVSAATGIAAAVVVINALQTRTTDKLGNFYDYFVKSITRLLLPGSIVVALILVFNGTPMTLQGKQQLVTVQGDSVAVSRGPVAAMVAIKELGTNGGGFFGANSAHPLENPNYLTNATENIALTVIPMAMIFALGFYLKRRRLSLMIFGVMTIGFVALLGPTVYYELHGNPAISHMGIDQSLGALEGKEMRFGAAASAYWSITNTVISCGSINSMHDSFMPISGMSQLLGMMTNAFYGGCGVGLLNFFAYLIIAVFVAGLMVGRTPEFLGKKIEAREMKIAVIVTLLHPLLILAGTALAAHTYVGNPTEYAGWLANPSYHGFSEMLYEYTSSAANNGSGFEGLGDNTPFWNITTGVVLLLSRYLPIIGPVAIAGLLARKKYTPEGVGTLPADTATFGVMVLAVIVIIAALAFFPALALGPLAEHFSLY, from the coding sequence ATGAATTCTGAACTATTGGGCATCATCGGCATCTACTTGCTGACGTTGGTGCTAGCCATTCCGCTGGGCCGTTATCTGGCGCGCGTGTTCAAAGGCGAAAAGAACGCCCTGGATTTTTTAGCTCCTCTCGAACGGGGTGTGTTTCGCCTTTCCGGCATTGATGCCAAGCGCGACATGACGTGGCAGCAGCATATGGTGGCGCTGCTGACCATCAACCTGGTGTGGTTCCTGCTAGCCATGGTGGTGCTGTGCACGCAGGGCGCCTTGCCACTCAACCCCGACGGCAACCCCTCCATGACCCCCGATCTGGCGTTCAATACGGCCATTTCGTTTCTGGTGAACTGCAACTTGCAGCACTACTCCGGCGAATCGGGGCTGAGCTACCTCTCGCAGATTGTGGTTATCACCTTCCTGCAATTCGTGTCGGCGGCTACGGGTATTGCCGCGGCGGTGGTGGTCATCAACGCCTTGCAAACCCGCACCACCGACAAACTAGGCAACTTTTACGACTACTTCGTGAAGAGCATCACGCGTCTGCTGCTGCCGGGCTCCATCGTGGTGGCCCTGATTCTCGTGTTCAATGGCACCCCCATGACGTTGCAAGGCAAGCAGCAGCTTGTAACCGTGCAGGGCGATTCGGTGGCCGTGTCGCGCGGGCCAGTGGCGGCTATGGTGGCTATTAAGGAGCTGGGTACCAATGGGGGCGGCTTCTTCGGGGCCAACTCAGCGCACCCGCTCGAAAACCCCAACTACCTCACCAACGCCACCGAAAACATTGCCCTGACTGTCATCCCGATGGCCATGATTTTCGCGCTGGGCTTCTACCTGAAGCGCCGCCGCTTGTCGCTGATGATTTTCGGGGTGATGACCATCGGCTTCGTGGCGCTGCTGGGCCCAACCGTGTATTATGAGCTGCACGGCAACCCCGCCATCAGCCACATGGGCATCGACCAGAGCTTGGGCGCGCTGGAAGGCAAGGAAATGCGCTTCGGTGCGGCGGCGTCCGCCTACTGGTCTATCACTAATACGGTTATCAGCTGCGGCTCCATCAACTCCATGCACGATTCGTTCATGCCGATTTCGGGGATGAGCCAGCTGCTGGGCATGATGACCAACGCCTTTTACGGGGGCTGCGGCGTGGGCTTGCTCAACTTCTTCGCCTACCTCATCATTGCCGTGTTCGTGGCCGGGCTGATGGTGGGCCGCACGCCCGAGTTCTTGGGCAAGAAGATTGAAGCCCGCGAAATGAAAATTGCCGTCATCGTGACGCTGCTGCACCCGCTGCTGATTTTAGCGGGCACGGCGCTAGCCGCGCACACCTACGTGGGCAACCCCACCGAATACGCCGGCTGGCTGGCCAACCCTAGCTACCACGGCTTCTCGGAAATGCTCTACGAGTACACGTCCTCGGCTGCCAACAACGGCTCGGGCTTCGAGGGGCTCGGCGACAACACGCCGTTCTGGAACATTACCACCGGCGTGGTGCTGCTTTTATCACGGTACCTGCCAATCATCGGGCCGGTAGCCATTGCTGGCCTACTGGCCCGCAAGAAATACACCCCCGAAGGCGTCGGCACCCTGCCCGCCGACACGGCCACTTTCGGGGTGATGGTGCTGGCTGTCATCGTCATCATTGCCGCCCTGGCTTTCTTCCCCGCCCTGGCGCTAGGCCCGCTGGCCGAACATTTCTCGCTGTATTAA
- the kdpB gene encoding potassium-transporting ATPase subunit KdpB: MASKSQSLFQPELLSEAVKQAFVKLDPRIMFRNPVMFTVEVGTVVMLLVTLGLLVQPDAAQGSFGYNFTVFLVLFLTLLFANFAEAIAEARGKAQAETLRKTREETPARVIDQNGNITSVSSSQLQKGQEFIVEAGEIIPTDGEIIEGLATIDESAITGESAPVIREAGGDKSSVTGGTKVLSDRIRVVVTTAPGESFLDKMIALVEGASRQKTPNEIALTILLAGFTLVFVIVCVTLAPFADYSKTPIAISAFIALFVCLIPTTIGGLLSAIGIAGMDRALRANVITKSGKAVETAGDIDVLLLDKTGTITIGNRKATHFWPAPGVDERQFIEFATVSSLSDDTPEGKSIVELAREKQVDPQALRSRLEGAELIKFTAETRSSGVTLANGTRIRKGASDAIRQLAVKANQPFPQEVTQRTDAVASNGGTPLVVSENDRVLGVVELQDIIKPGIQERFERLRKMGIKTVMVTGDNPLTAKFIAEKSGVDDFIAEAKPEDKMTYIRNEQQQGKLVAMMGDGTNDAPALAQADVGVAMNSGTQAAKEAGNMVDLDNDPTKLIEVVEIGKQLLMTRGTLTTFSIANDVAKYFAIVPALFMVAIPALGALNIMGLKSPQSAILSAVIFNAIIIPALVPLALRGVAYKPIGASALLRRNLLIYGLGGVIVPFIGIKLIDLVVGVFL; this comes from the coding sequence ATGGCTTCCAAATCTCAATCCTTATTTCAACCCGAGCTGCTATCCGAAGCTGTGAAACAGGCTTTCGTGAAGCTCGACCCGCGCATCATGTTCCGCAATCCGGTGATGTTCACTGTGGAAGTCGGGACGGTGGTGATGCTGCTCGTGACGCTTGGGCTGCTGGTGCAACCTGATGCCGCGCAAGGCAGCTTCGGTTACAATTTCACCGTGTTTCTGGTGTTGTTCCTGACCTTGCTGTTCGCCAATTTCGCCGAGGCCATTGCCGAAGCCCGCGGCAAAGCGCAAGCCGAAACCCTGCGCAAAACCCGCGAAGAAACCCCTGCCCGCGTCATCGACCAGAACGGCAACATCACCTCCGTTAGCTCCTCGCAGCTCCAGAAAGGGCAGGAGTTCATCGTCGAAGCCGGCGAAATCATTCCCACCGACGGCGAGATTATCGAGGGACTAGCTACCATTGATGAGTCGGCTATTACCGGCGAATCGGCCCCGGTGATTCGGGAAGCGGGCGGCGACAAATCCTCGGTGACGGGTGGCACCAAGGTGCTGTCGGACCGGATTCGGGTGGTGGTGACGACGGCACCCGGCGAATCGTTTCTGGACAAGATGATTGCGCTGGTGGAAGGCGCGTCGCGGCAGAAAACGCCCAACGAAATTGCCCTCACTATTCTGCTGGCGGGCTTCACGCTGGTGTTCGTGATTGTGTGCGTAACCCTGGCGCCGTTTGCCGATTACTCGAAAACGCCCATTGCCATTTCCGCCTTCATTGCACTGTTCGTGTGCTTGATTCCGACCACCATTGGCGGTTTGCTCTCGGCCATCGGTATTGCGGGCATGGACCGGGCGTTGCGCGCCAACGTCATCACCAAAAGCGGCAAAGCCGTGGAAACGGCCGGCGACATCGACGTACTGCTGCTCGACAAAACCGGCACCATCACCATCGGCAACCGCAAAGCCACCCACTTCTGGCCCGCGCCGGGTGTCGATGAGCGGCAGTTCATTGAGTTTGCCACCGTGTCGTCGCTCTCCGACGACACGCCCGAAGGCAAATCCATTGTGGAGTTGGCCCGCGAAAAACAAGTGGACCCGCAAGCCTTGCGTAGCCGCTTGGAGGGTGCCGAACTCATCAAGTTCACGGCCGAAACCCGCAGCAGCGGCGTAACGCTCGCCAACGGCACCCGCATCCGCAAGGGCGCTTCCGATGCCATCCGCCAGCTTGCCGTGAAAGCCAACCAGCCCTTCCCGCAGGAAGTAACGCAGCGCACCGACGCCGTAGCCAGCAACGGTGGTACGCCGCTGGTCGTCAGTGAAAACGACCGGGTGCTGGGCGTGGTGGAGCTGCAAGACATCATCAAGCCGGGTATTCAGGAACGGTTTGAGCGCCTGCGCAAAATGGGCATCAAGACCGTGATGGTCACCGGCGACAACCCGCTCACAGCCAAGTTTATTGCCGAAAAATCGGGGGTTGACGACTTCATTGCCGAAGCCAAGCCCGAGGATAAAATGACCTATATCCGCAACGAGCAACAGCAAGGCAAACTAGTAGCCATGATGGGCGACGGCACCAACGACGCGCCCGCCCTGGCCCAAGCCGACGTGGGAGTGGCCATGAACTCCGGTACCCAAGCCGCCAAAGAAGCCGGCAACATGGTCGACCTCGACAACGACCCCACCAAGCTCATCGAGGTAGTGGAAATCGGCAAACAGCTGCTCATGACCCGCGGCACGCTCACCACCTTCAGCATCGCCAACGACGTGGCCAAGTACTTCGCCATCGTGCCAGCCTTGTTTATGGTCGCCATTCCGGCCCTTGGCGCCCTGAATATCATGGGGCTGAAGTCGCCGCAGTCGGCCATCCTGAGCGCCGTAATTTTCAATGCCATCATCATCCCGGCCCTGGTGCCGCTGGCCCTGCGCGGCGTGGCTTACAAACCCATTGGCGCCTCCGCTTTACTGCGCCGCAACCTGCTCATCTACGGCCTCGGCGGCGTCATTGTCCCCTTCATCGGCATTAAGCTAATTGACTTGGTGGTGGGGGTGTTCCTGTAG
- the kdpC gene encoding potassium-transporting ATPase subunit KdpC — protein sequence MKNNLLPAFRLSLAMLVLCCVVYPAIVWGAAQLSPGKGEGVQVSHKGRVVGFANVGQKFDRPEYFNTRPSAVDYNASGSAGSNKGPSNPEYLKEVQTRAGAFLQQNPTVTRNQVPAELVTASGSGLDPHLSPAGAYAQVERIARLRNLPVERVRELVKSHIDEPIIVFFGPATVNVLRLNLALDELAPIRR from the coding sequence ATGAAAAATAACCTGCTTCCTGCTTTTCGTCTTTCCCTTGCCATGCTTGTGCTGTGCTGTGTGGTGTACCCCGCTATTGTGTGGGGCGCGGCGCAACTCTCGCCGGGTAAGGGGGAGGGCGTACAAGTGAGTCATAAAGGCCGCGTGGTGGGCTTCGCCAACGTCGGCCAGAAATTCGACCGGCCTGAGTACTTCAACACCCGCCCTTCCGCCGTGGACTACAACGCCAGCGGCTCGGCTGGCTCCAACAAAGGCCCGAGCAACCCCGAATACCTAAAAGAAGTGCAGACCCGGGCCGGCGCTTTCTTGCAGCAAAACCCAACGGTAACGCGCAACCAAGTACCGGCCGAGCTAGTTACGGCCAGCGGTTCGGGCCTCGATCCGCACTTGTCGCCAGCCGGGGCGTATGCGCAAGTGGAGCGGATTGCTCGTCTGCGAAACTTGCCAGTGGAGCGGGTTCGGGAGCTGGTAAAGAGCCACATCGACGAGCCTATCATTGTGTTCTTTGGTCCGGCCACTGTGAACGTATTGCGCCTAAACTTGGCCCTGGATGAATTGGCGCCGATTCGCCGCTAA
- a CDS encoding porin: protein MNHVLTLGLALTATAAATSPVLAQTTPVTDTTQVVPPQVAPAEATPNPLTFYGFVDGYYGYDFKHADTQDRPGFLYSHDRQNEFTVNNAIIGMRYDNGQVRGALGLHAGTYVAANYAAEDQVFKHIYEAYAGFRPFEKAWLDAGIFGSHIGFESAISKDNWTLTRSLMAENSPYYEAGVRFTYEVDPKLTLTGLVLNGWQNIRENNQKKAIGTQIQWKPTDKLLINSSTFYGNEQPQDLARRRRYFHDFYASYAATDRLSLAVVFDVGKQERAQDGRKDDTWHTGAAFVRYKLADKWSTTLRGEYYNADRGVIINSISPVASDQDLKIRAASLNLDYAPTSNVVVRIEGRGFRSPQPFLTDRNDQPTDNYGNITSSIAISF, encoded by the coding sequence ATGAACCACGTATTGACCTTGGGCCTCGCCCTTACTGCCACTGCCGCCGCTACTAGCCCTGTGCTGGCGCAAACCACTCCCGTAACCGATACCACGCAAGTAGTGCCGCCGCAAGTTGCGCCTGCCGAAGCCACGCCCAACCCGCTGACTTTCTATGGCTTTGTAGATGGCTACTACGGCTACGATTTCAAGCACGCCGACACCCAAGACCGGCCAGGTTTCCTGTACTCGCACGACCGGCAAAACGAGTTTACCGTCAACAACGCCATCATCGGGATGCGCTACGACAACGGGCAGGTGCGCGGGGCCTTGGGGCTGCATGCCGGCACGTACGTAGCCGCCAACTACGCTGCCGAAGACCAGGTATTCAAGCACATCTACGAAGCCTACGCCGGTTTCCGGCCGTTCGAGAAGGCGTGGCTGGATGCCGGTATTTTCGGCTCGCACATCGGCTTCGAGTCGGCCATCAGCAAAGACAACTGGACGCTGACCCGCTCCCTAATGGCCGAAAACTCGCCGTACTACGAAGCCGGGGTGCGCTTCACCTACGAGGTTGACCCCAAGCTAACCCTGACCGGACTGGTACTCAACGGCTGGCAAAACATCCGCGAAAACAACCAGAAAAAGGCCATTGGCACCCAAATTCAGTGGAAGCCCACCGATAAGCTGCTTATCAACAGCAGCACGTTCTACGGCAACGAGCAACCCCAAGACCTAGCCCGGCGCCGCCGCTACTTCCACGATTTCTATGCTTCCTACGCCGCCACCGACCGGCTGAGCTTGGCTGTGGTGTTCGACGTAGGCAAGCAGGAACGCGCCCAAGACGGTCGCAAAGACGACACCTGGCACACCGGCGCCGCCTTCGTGCGCTACAAGCTAGCCGATAAATGGAGCACCACCCTGCGCGGCGAGTACTACAACGCCGACCGGGGCGTCATCATCAACTCGATTTCGCCGGTAGCTTCCGACCAAGATTTGAAAATACGGGCCGCCTCTCTCAACCTCGATTACGCGCCCACTAGCAACGTGGTAGTACGCATCGAAGGCCGCGGCTTCCGTTCCCCTCAGCCCTTCCTAACCGACCGAAACGACCAACCCACCGACAACTACGGCAACATCACATCGAGCATTGCCATATCGTTTTAA
- a CDS encoding sensor protein KdpD, whose product MSPTTDDQQRDQSAERFLRLVQERRRGRLKIYIGLAAGVGKTYRMLQEAHDLLQHGVDVVLGYVVTHGRAGTEAQLQGLPTLPRKQVFYKGRMLEEMDVQAILQRRPSVVVVDELAHTNVPGSLNEKRWQDVEQLVKAGISVISAVNVQHLESLHDQVQKITGTDVQERVPDQVLKLADEVVNVDLTVPELRTRLEEGKIYDLQKVPSALKNFFQPENLLQLRELALREVANQLGRQIETDAAGTPAVAPQRRNADRLLACINTNARAAKEIIRKTSRLADRLGGAKWYVLYVQTPAESADRVGLAAQRHLINNLQLATELGGQILRVKADNVVTEVRRVAAEKNVSLLICGVTGSKNWWARLTRRGVTNDLIRQVARHTQDLDIYLVTY is encoded by the coding sequence ATGTCCCCCACTACTGACGACCAACAACGCGACCAATCTGCCGAGCGGTTTCTGCGGCTGGTGCAGGAGCGGCGGCGCGGGCGGCTGAAAATATACATCGGACTGGCGGCCGGCGTGGGCAAAACCTACCGCATGCTGCAAGAAGCCCACGACTTGCTCCAGCACGGCGTTGATGTGGTGTTGGGGTACGTCGTGACGCACGGGCGGGCCGGCACCGAGGCGCAGCTGCAAGGCTTGCCGACGCTGCCGCGCAAACAGGTTTTCTACAAGGGCCGGATGCTGGAAGAAATGGACGTGCAGGCCATTTTGCAGCGCCGGCCCTCGGTGGTAGTAGTCGATGAGCTGGCCCACACCAACGTACCGGGCTCCCTCAACGAGAAGCGCTGGCAAGACGTGGAGCAGCTCGTGAAGGCCGGTATTTCGGTGATTTCGGCCGTTAACGTGCAGCACCTGGAAAGCCTGCACGACCAAGTGCAGAAGATAACCGGCACTGATGTGCAAGAACGGGTGCCCGACCAAGTGCTGAAGCTAGCCGATGAGGTGGTAAATGTGGACCTGACTGTGCCCGAGCTGCGCACCCGCTTGGAGGAAGGCAAAATCTACGATTTGCAGAAAGTGCCCTCGGCGCTGAAGAACTTCTTCCAGCCCGAAAACCTGTTGCAGTTGCGCGAACTGGCCCTGCGGGAAGTAGCCAACCAACTCGGCCGCCAGATTGAGACCGATGCCGCTGGTACCCCCGCCGTAGCTCCTCAACGCCGCAACGCCGACCGGCTGCTGGCCTGCATCAATACCAACGCGCGGGCCGCTAAGGAAATCATCCGCAAAACCTCCCGCCTCGCCGACCGCCTTGGCGGGGCCAAGTGGTACGTGCTCTACGTGCAAACTCCCGCCGAATCGGCTGATAGGGTAGGGCTGGCGGCCCAGCGCCACCTCATCAATAACTTGCAGCTAGCTACCGAGTTAGGCGGCCAGATTCTGCGGGTGAAAGCCGACAATGTTGTAACGGAAGTAAGGCGCGTAGCCGCCGAAAAAAACGTGTCGCTGCTAATCTGCGGTGTGACGGGTAGCAAAAACTGGTGGGCCCGCCTCACCCGTCGCGGCGTCACCAACGACCTTATTCGGCAAGTTGCCCGACACACCCAAGACCTAGATATTTACTTGGTAACGTACTGA
- a CDS encoding HAMP domain-containing sensor histidine kinase, with the protein MTLKTKITLAFATMLLLLMGVSAFMLYSLNQLDRTARNVLKDNLYSVELGQKMLSALDRMEYGANVRAPQAQPLFEKLLAREAGNVTEPGEQQAVDNLFQDVGNFNQLLASDTTSAQLWNQAVGRLRRDTYAMMNLNTQALTRKNEAANRTALRQRRYVLALLTFAVLTSLLFVLSVPEAAVVPLRRLSASIDHAANQDFTASIPVEGHDELATVGRSFNRMLVQLQSYRTSTLAELMAERNRVASIVNTLDEGLLLVDQNRRLIVVNPVASVLLAVPAAQLLGRRVDEVANENDLFREMLRHLDVSPPKREQETPLLTIAQQGEEAYYRLSVHDVVGFNQALDKNEFVGSILTLRNISEFKKLDQAKSNFLATVSHELKTPLSSINFSLKLLQNGKVGPLNPEQQNIVLTLKQENQRLLKLVGELIDVSRLESGNIQLNFQPSHVHDIVQFAADTIQLQLKPKQLRLALEVPDNLPPVRADIEKTTWVLLNLLANAIRYSPEAEQIRISATVATDGQQVQVSVQDNGPGIAPQYQEKIFQRFVQIPDKSGYKGGSGLGLSIAREFIVSQGGQLRVSSELGSGSTFTFTLPVASKMDA; encoded by the coding sequence ATGACCCTGAAAACCAAAATCACGCTGGCTTTTGCAACCATGCTGTTGCTGCTGATGGGAGTGAGTGCCTTCATGCTCTACTCGCTGAACCAGCTGGACCGCACCGCCCGCAACGTGCTCAAAGACAACCTGTACTCGGTGGAGTTGGGCCAGAAAATGCTGAGCGCCCTGGACCGGATGGAGTACGGCGCGAACGTAAGAGCCCCCCAAGCTCAACCGCTTTTCGAGAAACTGTTGGCGCGGGAAGCCGGCAACGTAACGGAGCCCGGCGAGCAGCAGGCGGTAGACAATCTGTTTCAAGATGTAGGGAATTTCAATCAGCTGCTAGCTTCCGACACCACCTCAGCCCAGCTATGGAACCAAGCCGTTGGGCGCTTGCGGCGCGATACCTACGCCATGATGAACCTGAACACCCAAGCCCTCACGCGCAAAAACGAAGCCGCCAACCGCACCGCCCTGCGGCAGCGGCGCTACGTGCTGGCTTTGCTTACCTTCGCCGTCCTGACCTCGCTGTTGTTTGTGCTGAGTGTGCCCGAGGCGGCCGTTGTGCCCCTGCGCCGGCTCTCAGCCAGCATCGACCACGCCGCCAACCAGGATTTCACCGCCTCGATTCCGGTGGAAGGGCACGACGAATTGGCCACTGTGGGCCGGAGCTTCAACCGGATGCTAGTGCAATTGCAAAGCTACCGCACCTCCACGCTAGCCGAACTCATGGCCGAGCGCAACCGGGTGGCCAGCATCGTCAACACCCTGGATGAAGGCCTGCTACTAGTCGACCAAAATCGGCGCCTCATTGTGGTCAACCCGGTAGCCAGTGTCTTGCTTGCCGTGCCTGCTGCCCAGCTGCTAGGCCGGCGAGTGGACGAAGTAGCCAATGAAAACGACTTGTTTCGGGAGATGCTGCGCCATCTGGATGTGTCGCCGCCCAAGCGCGAGCAAGAAACGCCACTGCTTACCATCGCGCAGCAAGGCGAAGAAGCGTACTACCGCCTGAGCGTGCACGATGTAGTCGGGTTCAACCAAGCCCTCGACAAAAACGAGTTTGTCGGCTCCATTCTGACCTTGCGCAACATCTCGGAGTTCAAGAAGCTAGATCAGGCCAAATCCAACTTCCTGGCCACAGTATCGCACGAGCTAAAAACGCCGCTTTCCAGTATCAACTTCAGCTTGAAGCTGTTGCAAAACGGCAAAGTCGGCCCGCTCAACCCCGAACAGCAAAACATAGTGCTGACCCTCAAGCAGGAAAACCAGCGCCTGCTGAAGCTAGTAGGGGAGCTAATCGACGTGTCGCGCCTGGAATCCGGCAACATTCAACTCAACTTCCAGCCCAGCCACGTGCACGACATCGTGCAGTTCGCCGCCGATACCATTCAACTCCAGCTCAAGCCCAAGCAGCTCCGCCTCGCCCTGGAAGTACCCGACAACCTACCACCCGTCCGCGCCGACATCGAAAAAACGACTTGGGTGCTCCTCAATCTACTGGCCAACGCCATCCGCTATTCACCCGAGGCCGAGCAAATCCGCATTTCCGCCACCGTCGCCACCGACGGCCAGCAAGTACAAGTGAGTGTGCAAGACAATGGCCCCGGCATAGCGCCGCAGTATCAAGAAAAGATCTTCCAACGCTTTGTTCAGATACCTGACAAGAGCGGCTACAAAGGTGGTTCGGGCCTGGGGCTCAGTATCGCCCGCGAGTTTATTGTCAGCCAAGGCGGTCAATTGAGAGTGAGCAGTGAGTTAGGCTCGGGCAGCACGTTCACCTTCACCTTGCCGGTAGCTTCTAAAATGGACGCCTAA
- a CDS encoding HTTM domain-containing protein — protein sequence MREYSLPFDSRFDRLAVFSFAWAVANVLHALSFTDRISLQHPFAIGVLLAAAFVILIPWSVWPLLLMLSCSVANTFEWMPYAPNHITFEFIINSGILTTLVWLIARLYLKDKTIAAVATPDFRNTLFQTFAPFIRISLFILYFYAVFHKLNWDYFNPTISCSVFLLSGYANRFPFIPDNALVQWSAIWGTIVIEAAIPLLLYFRRTRSTGVFLGCGFHYFLALHPHPGLYSFSSMLFAIYFLFLSDVFTPTVHEFADSRIYKKRQYLLTLFRILLFAAVIVVIVLALIAGAYINNIVHKLTLFGFLIWLVWGLVLIGFYIYSVSYSVYLESSSATLFHMKKAMLWLVPLLVLFNGLTPYLGIKTQTNFSMFSNLRTEGNISNHIFVSPSLQLFDMEKDLVEVTKTNLQDLQNLVNNNQVIPYFEFKRITSNAHIDFYATYIHNNETQTIVVKQGISNQPELLIPHNWLAAKFIRFRPVDKGPCLCKH from the coding sequence ATGAGAGAGTACTCATTGCCATTTGATAGTCGGTTCGATAGACTTGCAGTTTTCAGCTTTGCTTGGGCAGTCGCAAATGTACTGCATGCGTTATCTTTTACTGATCGAATCAGCTTGCAGCATCCTTTTGCCATAGGTGTTCTGCTGGCAGCTGCCTTTGTCATACTGATTCCATGGTCTGTATGGCCTCTTCTGCTGATGCTGTCTTGCAGCGTAGCAAACACATTCGAATGGATGCCTTATGCTCCCAACCACATCACATTCGAGTTCATTATAAACAGCGGCATACTTACGACACTTGTCTGGCTAATTGCCCGCCTCTATCTGAAAGACAAAACTATTGCGGCAGTAGCAACACCTGATTTTAGAAATACTTTATTTCAGACGTTTGCTCCTTTTATTCGTATTAGTTTATTCATTCTGTATTTCTATGCCGTATTTCATAAGCTAAATTGGGATTATTTTAATCCTACTATTAGTTGCAGCGTATTTCTATTGTCAGGTTACGCCAATAGATTCCCTTTTATACCCGATAATGCTTTAGTTCAATGGTCAGCCATATGGGGTACAATAGTAATTGAAGCAGCTATACCTCTATTGCTTTACTTTCGAAGAACTCGCTCTACTGGTGTCTTCCTCGGTTGTGGATTCCACTACTTTCTTGCCCTTCATCCGCATCCAGGCTTGTATAGTTTTTCAAGTATGCTATTCGCTATCTATTTTCTCTTTTTATCTGATGTTTTTACACCTACGGTTCATGAGTTTGCAGATAGTAGGATATATAAAAAGCGACAATATTTACTAACGTTATTTCGGATACTTCTCTTTGCTGCAGTAATAGTAGTCATTGTGTTGGCATTAATAGCAGGTGCTTACATAAATAATATTGTGCACAAGCTTACTTTATTCGGTTTCTTAATTTGGCTAGTATGGGGATTAGTATTAATAGGTTTCTATATCTATAGTGTATCGTATAGTGTTTATTTAGAAAGTAGCTCTGCTACATTGTTTCACATGAAAAAAGCAATGCTTTGGCTAGTGCCTTTGCTAGTTTTATTTAATGGTTTAACACCCTATTTAGGAATCAAAACCCAAACTAACTTTTCTATGTTCAGCAACCTGAGGACGGAAGGAAATATAAGTAATCATATATTTGTTTCTCCCTCCTTGCAACTATTTGATATGGAGAAAGATTTAGTCGAGGTAACCAAAACTAATCTTCAGGATCTTCAAAATCTTGTTAATAACAACCAAGTTATACCTTATTTCGAATTTAAGAGAATTACGAGCAATGCCCACATTGACTTTTATGCCACTTATATTCACAATAACGAAACGCAGACCATTGTTGTAAAACAAGGCATTAGTAATCAGCCAGAGCTATTAATTCCGCATAACTGGCTAGCTGCAAAATTTATTCGTTTTCGTCCAGTAGATAAAGGCCCATGTTTATGTAAGCATTGA